The genomic stretch AATACGGCATCATCGGGACGCGCGGTGCCGGCGATGCCCGTGCTGCTGGTATCGCGAAGAATGACACAATCACACGAGGGAACTGTCACGCTGTGACCCGCGGGTGTGTACTCGACGGAATATGACGGAAGGGAGCCGTCCGCGCGAACATCGCCGCCACCGACGGGCCGGACGATGCTCCACGACGAGCCCGCGAGGAGGTAGCCGGCTTCAGTGTCCGCAGTGTTACAGAGCACCATGCCCCGCGAATAGAGGCGGCGCCACAGCGAGTTTGCTCCGGTGCCCTGTTCGCGAAGTGGATCGAGCGTCGCGGGGCAGGGACTCTGTTCCCCGAGATCGATCTCGTATGCCGCATACCATTCGACACCCTGATTGCCGAGAAAATTCACGTAGCTGTTTTCGTTTTTAACAAGCATGAACATGCCGATGAGCCGGGCCGCCTCCTCGGGCTGCGCAGGATACGCCTGAGCGAGAAGAATTTTCCCGCGGCCCGTCACATGCCGCACGATACGTTCCAGAGTCAGATACATGTCGCCGATTGTGGCCTGTCCGAAACTCTCCACCATGACACCGTCCACTGTCTCGCCCTGCGCGTCACCATCGAGCCACACGGGATCATACACCGTGGTGATCATCTGATCCGTGTTCGGCAGAACAAGGAAAGCCGTGTCCGCCGCATGAAACGCGCGGTACACATGCTGGAAATAGCTCCGGTACGTGTTGTTCATGTACTGCGAGAATTTTGTGCGCGAGTCCATCGTCCCCGCGTATCCGTACGGTTTGTGCGGCGCCATCCACCAGTCGAAGTTCCCCGGCTGCGGATTCCAGACGTTCGGGTTGAACAACGAGGCGTTGGTCTCGACAGCCACATCGAAGAACATGCCCTGATTGCCGTTGCCCGACATCCACTCCAACGACACCGCGCTCAGGTACGCCCGCCAATGCGCATCGTCCATGTTCATCAGCCAGTACGGATCGCGATGCCACACACGTTTCGCGGGCAGCACCTCGTCGTAGTGCTGGAACATCGCCTCGAAGGAGGGACTGTTCTCGGCAATGCCGCGGTCCACAAGCCAGGGCCGGAAATACTCGGTGTATTCGGACACATAACGCTTGGGTGTGACGACACCGATGAAGTCGCTGCCGGAATTGTCCTTGGGATCCGGACAGTCGCTGTTGTGCGCGGGATTGAGTCCGGCCGCCAAGTGATACGACACCGCCATAAAATTCGAATTCACGGCTTCGAACTCCGCGAGCTGATCGCGGAATATCTTTTGTGTGCCGATGTAGTTCCTCGCCGCAAAACCCACCTGCGCGGGTGTCACCCATTGCGGCACGATTTGATCGGCCCAGACGAGATTCCAGCGCAGCGACGAGGGCAGCACCTTCCCGCCGGGCAGCCGCAGCGTCCGCATGATCGGCGCGGGTCCCGGATTACTGGGCGGCCATGTATGGGACTGTGCGGCGGCGATGACGCTGATACAACAGATCACTGGACCCAATACCAGATATCGTTTCATGGTGCATCTCCTCTGTCGAACGAAAACTACGGGAAGAGAATACGAAATGCACCTGATAACAAAATTTTGTGTGTGGGTGTACAGATCGTCCGCCGGATCACCGCGGCGTTTTCTGCGCCGCGATCGAATCCACTCGCTGCATGTAGCGGCGGTTCATCGTCGGATTCGTGGCAAACGATGTTCCGTTCCAGTACCTGACCAGGGGTACAAGCCGCCGGGCATATTCCACGCGCGGAACAGGGGGGATACGCTGCTTCGACACGAACCAGTCATAGGCATCTTCAAATGTAGAAGTTGTCTTGGCCGAGAGACAGCGCATTGTGCGTGGATCAAACGAATAGTGCAGGGAAATGTGTTCAAATCTCTTGCCTGTTACATCGTCGCGCACGATTCCATGCAGGCAGTTGACGGTTACGATCGAGTCGTTCGCAGCCATTATTTCAGCGCCTTGATACGATTCTTGTCCGTACCGGGCAATGATGTCGGGAATGGGAAACAGGATGTAATACATCTCCGGCGCGGGAGGAAGCACAGGTTGCAGAAGTGTGTGTAACGGGCTCTGAGGCGATACACCGTATACGTGGTCCGGATCCAACACTACCAGAACCGGCTGCATGTACCCGTTCAAAGTGCCGGCCGCAAGAATTTTCAGGCGGCGGTCCTGGCCGACACGCGCTGTGCGCAACGCCTTGAGATTGCCGATGTGCAGATATCGCCCGAGGAAATTGCCGCCGGTATCAACAACCGACACGGTGCAACTGTAGGCATCGTTTGTTGCCGCCACAACAATGCGCGGCGGATGAACTGCATCACGTTCGAGAACTTGTAGCGCGTTGAGTCGAAAGCGCGAACACGTCAAGTAGTTCCCCTCGAGTGTTTCGAGCGGGAAGCCCAGATACGCGCGCCACTGCTCCTCTTTCTCGGGGTTGTAACAATAGATGTAGTCCGAAAATCCATCCTTGGGCCTGGGATGCCCAAAAACCACCTCGTTCCTTCCGTCCCCATTCAAATCGACGATGGCTGCCGACGACCACGTGCGCCCGTTTTGTTGTATGTCGAACTCGTGTATCGGCTCCTCATCCGGACCGTGCGGCACCGACCACAGTTCCTTCCCGCGTGCATTCATCACCACTATCTGATTATCGCGTGTAACATAGGTGGAAGGATTCGTGTCGAAATCCGCGATGAACATCAACCAGGTGCTCAGCAGCGATATTGTCAACAGACTCGACACAATCGCGATGTTGCGCATATTCCGCCGAAGCGTCAACCGGACACGCTCGCGCATCGGGCGGCGGCGTGTGTGAATGGTGACACGGTTGTTGAACACGTCGCGAAGCGAACGCACAGGCACCACTTCAAACGACCGCCGCGGATGTGCTGCGCGAAGTGTGTCGAGCCGCTGCTGGACGGCGGCTTCGTTCTCTCGCGGCAGCGCCAGGACACTGAACGGCGAGTACCACAGCGACTCGGCCTTCAACACGCAATGAGTTACCTCGAGCGGCAGTACGGTTCCGTCGCCTGTTATGCGTCCTGTAAACACTGTGCCCGCGGGAACGGTGAAGTATTCGGCATTGTCCCGCGTGCGGCTCCACTCCGCCAGTCCGCACACGGCCGCTCCCAGGCCGAGCGAACGCCCTTCGATCGCCATGTTATTTTCGGAGAAGGACACGTCGAGCGTGAGGCGTTCCTGTGCCTGCGACCCGTGCTGCAGCCACGCGGCGCCGCTACGTATAGCGTGCAGCGCTTCGTGCAGCTCGATGTTCACATCGGCGGGCAGTGGTGAATCGCCGCTGTGACTTACGCCATCGTCGTCGCTGCTGCCTTCGTGTCGAAACACACGCATATGTAATTGCGCACACGAACCGTATGGAACAAAGCCGCGCAGTGCGCCGTGTGTTGTGTCGTTTTCCAGAACGGGGATAGAGACGACTCCCGGCGGCCGCAGCAGCACCGCGTCCCACTCCGCGGCAATGCCGCGGTACACGTCGACGAGTCCGGGAGCACTGCCGTCAAGATGTTCGAGATACGCGTCGAGGATCTCACGCGCGCCCGCACCTGCCGGCGCGTTGTCCCACCCGCCGTCAGGTGCGCCGGGTTTGCCCAGCCAACTCTCGAGCCGTCGGATTTGCCCGAGAAGGTGTGTATCGAGTTTCTGTATGTCGCTGCTCGTGAGTCCCGAGTCGGCGACTGATTGCAGCCAGGCAAGGTCCGCGCGAAGCAGCGCGTAATATTCTGGCGCACAGCCGAGAGCGCTCAATTTCGGAATCACCGAAACGAATTGTGCGTACGCTTCCACGAGGAAACTCCGCGCCTTCCCGGGATCCGATTGTACACGGAGTGTCTCGAGCCATTCATGTAAAACCCGTGCCTGATTGCGCGGACTGTGATGCAGGTAGTACAACGATTCGTGCACCAACTCCTGTGTGTGGTGCAATTCCGCAGTGCTCAGCATTTCACGTCGTGCCACTGTCCTTGATACATCTTATACCGGCCATCTCTCTGCGGCTGTTCTCTCATTGAATCCTGTATCCCGGCTTCAACTTCCGCCACGTGTTGTAGTCGACAAACGACTGTCCCGTCCAATAGCGGATCCCGCGCAGGAACTCCTCTTTCTCATCCCCTCGAGGCCAAGGTTTTCGCTCGATGATGAAGCCTCTGCGGTTGTCGTATTGCGACGACGTCCTCACTTTCATTGGTCGTAACGACCAGTCGAGATCAAAATCGATCCAGGCCCATTCTCCCGCGTACGACGGTGCATCGTCGGGTATCATCACACTGAACAGTTTTATCGTGATGGTGCTGTCGGTTCTGTTTGCAACAATAGCGTAGGGAATCCGCCCATCCCCTACAACCCGCGCGAGTGTGGTTTGTGGTAGCAGGAGATACGCATCCTCCCGGTTCCGCCGTAATACCGGCCAGATGAGGTCGTGTGAGAGCGTTTGTGGGCAGGTACCGTTGATACTATCGGGATCGAGCACGGCAACGATTGCGCCCTCGAAGCCGTTGTGCTGACCTGCAAGCACGATTTTTCCGCTCCTGCCGCGACGCGGAGGGAGCACGATGTAATTTCGTATCGCTCCGATATGGATATACCTGCCCTGCACATTCAACGCGGTGTCCATAAGCGTCAGCGCATGAGGATAGTAGTTTTTTCCCACGTTCACGAGAACACTCTTCTGTCCGGTGGATTTCAGCATCCCATCCCATAGGTGTGTTATCGTTACCGGATCTTCGCGGTAATCACCTTCCTTGGTGCGCACTCCGAAAAAGAGATCGCGTTTCCACCGCACCGTGCCGTCGCTATTGTAACACGTCAGCCATTCCGAACGACCGCGCTGAAGCCCGTATGTACTGGTCAGAACCTCGTTTCTTCCATCATCATCGAGATCCACGCACCGTGCATACATCGTGTCGACGCTATGCACGATGGTTTCCTCCGTCAGTCCCCTGCGGGACACTTTCGTGGGATACCCCGCCGGTGCGCGCCAGAGTTCTTTCCCGTTTTTATTCCAGACGACAAACTCGTTTTCCATCAGGGTTGTCCTGTATGGATTCGTATCGAGGTCCACATTGAAGATGTACCACGCTGCAACGGTGCAGAGCAGCAGCATGGTGGATACGATCGCGAGGACGGTGGCGTGTCTTCGTGCGGCGCGACCCGCGCGTTCCGCAACACTCCGCGTCCGGATGTCGATCACGGCCCGGCTGTTGTACACATCGGCGAGTTCCCGCGCGGGATACAGGCGCGCGTGCCGCTGCGGGTGCAGCGTCTGCAATGTGTCGAGGCGCGCCTGCGCAATTGCCTCGTTCGCCTTGGGCAGCACAAGGGCCTGATACGGAGAGTAGTGCAGCAGCTCCGCCTTGCGCGCGATGTGTTCCTCGTCGAGTGCGATCGTGTTTCCGTCGCGTGTGATACGGCCTGTGAAAAGCACCCCCGCGCGCAACTGCACGTGATTGCGGCGGTGAATCTCCTCGCTCCATGCGGCGAGCATTCCCGCGGCGGCGCCAAGCCCGACGGAACGACCGACGAGACGCAGGTCGCCGTTCGAACTCGCAATGTCGACGATCAGTCGCCCGCCATCCGTATGCCGTTCGAATTGCGCCAGTGTCGCACGCATGGCCGCGAGTGCCGCTGTTACTTCGTCGAACGTCTCCGGTGTCGCCTGCTGCGCGTCCGCGAAACGCAGCACATCTTGTTCCTCGCCGCCTGTCGCCCGACGCATGCGCACATGCAACTGCCCTATCGCGCCGAAGGGGTGGAAGTCGCGTATCTCTCCTTCCGTGAGATCGTGTTCCAGGAGGGGAATGAACACGGTATCGGCGGCCGCTTGTACCTGGGCGTCCCATTCGTCCGCGATCCTGCGATACTCCTCGGCGCGTGTGTCAGTCTGTGCCTCAAGCCGTGTGATGTATTCCTCGAGCCGTTCACGTTCGGTGCCTCCCTCACGTCCAGTGACGGCATCTACGGCGTTACCACTCTCCACCTCGCCCAGCCAGGCAAGGACGCTTCTCTGCAGATACACCAGACGTGCGTCCGCGCGTGATACATCGGCCGCGTCGAAGGCGTCCGGCACTGCGGATACGGCGCGCCGCACGGTGTCATGCAACTGTGCTGGAAACGACGGCGGACAGCCAATGGCGGTCAGTGCCGGGATCACTTCAAACAGTTGTGCGGTGGCCTCGAGGATGAAGCTCCGCGCCCGCGCGCCGTGCGCGGGTGCGAGAATACGATCGATCCAGTCGTGCAGAATCAGCGCGCGATTGCGCGGGCTGTGCTGCAGGTACAGCAACTGCTCCCTGATGTGCTGCTGCTCGTGATGCAGTTCCGCGGTTGTGAGTGGCATGTGTCGTCAGTACACCGTCAGGTGACCTCCCTTCGTGAGTGTCGCCGCGGGCAACATCGCCTCACCTTGGGTGAATGGTACCAGATGCCTGCCGCCGTCGGGAGTTTCCACCAACAGGGCGTGATCGTCCACGGCCGCGTCCGCGCCGCGGTGCCGTATGCGTAGTGTGCCCGCCGCTTCACCCGCGCTTGTTTCGAGCGTGCTTCCGTCGTCGAGCGACAGGATACCGGTCAACTCGCCCGCCTCCATGCGCCCACGTGCCCGCTGCGCGTGCAGCCGTGCAACACCACCGGTCAACGTCGATGCGGACGAGTGGGGCAGCCGTACCTCGCCCGTCGCGTCGGTGATATACATCCCGCGGCCACCGCTGAATTCCAGCACGACATCCGACATGTAGACCTCGTAATCGGAGACGATCTGAAGAATGGTCCCGTGTTCGACATTGTCGGCCATGATGCGGAGCAACGTCGATTCGTCGCCGGTGGCAAGTGTTTGAATGGCGACAAAGCGCGGCTTCCGATCCACATCCTGCGCGGCGAGGGCGATGGTGGGCGGTGGAGCGCCGTGTATTGTACGCCTGCGCTGCACCGGCAGCATTTCTAACGTGGTGGCATGCGACTGCGGCGTAATGGCCCCGATGGCCTCCAGTTCTGCGAATACTGCTGCCGGCGGTTCCTGCGCGAGTGTCTCGCTCAGCGCCGCGTGAGCGGCGCGAAATACGTCGGCCGTCTCGGCACAGAACGAGCACTCCGCAAGATGCGCGCGTACGAGACCGGACTGTTCCGAGTCGGAGATACCCAGCACAAAACGCTCGATCTCGCGTTCGGGAGGATGTTCGGAGGGTTGTGAATGTGTATGTGTCATGGCTGTCTGTTTCTTTGTACCGTCATGTCGAGCCCGTTGCCGAAAAACTTTTCAAAATGTCACGGGAGAAGGTGATCCCTGCCCACACGGAAGAGATATTCCACCTTCGACCGCCAGAGGTCGCGGTATTCGATGTAGGAATCCGTGCCGAATGCGGCATGGTAGTAATCGTACAAGGCTCTGCATTCGCCGTCGGCCATGTCCTCGAACACGCGGCGCATCATCAGGCGCAGCGCCCCCGCCCGCTCGCGCGGCACACTGCCGCGTTGTGTGTAGCGCAGGAGTATTTCGCCCACATGTTCCACCGCGCGATCCACGCGGCGCTGCACCCCTTCACGCTCCATTGACACGGTGGTCGGATCGTTCACCTGCTCGACAGCGGGTTTGTGCAGAGCGTGGAAATCGCGCAGTAGCGCGGCAAGCCCCAGCAGCGGATACAGACGCCGGTATTCCGTCTGCGCCGAAAAAATATCGAACACCGCGTCCACCAGATGTGACGCGGCGTCACCCGCACGTCCTCTTTCCGCAAGCAGCCGCAGAAGTTCGTCACCGGGCATCTCCGCCCTTTCACGGAGCGGAATGTGTGCGTTGACGCGTAACACAAGCAGCCCGTGTACACTGTGCACAAGTGTATAGCCGCCTGATCCTTTCACATGCCGCAGGATGTTGCGCAGCAGGCGCCGGAAGTCCGGATCCAGCTCGCCGTAGATTTCGGGAATTGTTTGTGACACTTTTTTACTCACCACCATGCGCAGCGCAATAGCCGCTTCTTCCGCGGTACATAACGACGGATCGGCGAAGCGCTGGCGCAGAAAGGTCCGCAGCTCGTAACAGCTTTCCCCGTCGCGCGGAAGAAAGAGGTCAGTGATACAGCGCCACGCGAAACTCTCCGTCGAATACTCCGCGAGCGAAAAGTGCCGCAGGTGCCGCGTGTGGAACGAGGTGATGAGCGACTTCGCAAGCGCGTGACACGTATGCGCAAGCCGCGCGATGTCGCGGTCTCGTGCGCGGTCGGTCAGCAGTAGGACGATGAGTTCCTTAATGTCCACGGGCGGCTCGGACGGTGAAGGTGTCCCGTTGTCGATGTCAATCGACGTAATAGTACGCGACGACGCGGAGAGGCGCAAGTGGGATGTGAGGTCCGCCGCAGCGACGCCCTCCGGTCGGTGGATTTTCTGCAGGGGTCACCGCATGAAGGTATGGTAGGGAAAGAGATATCGTGCGCTTGCGCACATATCGCATGCGGCGGAGTCTGCCTGACCGGCTTCCGACGCGGTTTCCGACACACTCACCATCGCAAATTCATGGAATCGTTCCTGCACGGAATACTCGAGGAAATCCTCGAGATCATGTTTGTGGATAACCACATCGAGATCGGCAGCGAAGACGGTCTTCAGTACTGCGAGCTTGCGCTCACTACCTCACGCGACTCTCTCCGCACCGCCATCATCAGCGGCACACACCGACTGCCTGCCGGCGAGTACCGCGTCCGGAAAAGCAGTACCGTCTTCCTTGCAGACTCGACCAATCGCAACAACTTCCGCAACGCCTACGTCGCCGCGGCCTACGATGTTGAGGCGTTGTTGAGGCGGTGAAGGGGGATATCCACTCTTATATCGGCTTTCCTCGAATGTGGAATCAGGCCGAGAATCGTGTGGTGAAACCTAGCGAGAGCGGAATCGATTGCATTCCGTGATTTAATCGTAGTGAAACACGCGATCCCCAACGGGTGGAGATCTTTGCAATCCCACAGGAAACTCGTAGGAGTCATAATGTTTTTTTTAATCGGCATTTCGGAGGTATCAACAAATATTTTCACCGAACACAGGAAAATCTCTGCAGGAAGATGTCCTTGCACCTACCATATCCAAAAGATTGAGGACGACAACTTTGTCACACCTATTCGTGTTACCTGACTCACTTGCCCTAAAATGATCTGTATGTAAATATTGAATGCAAGTACGACAATACTCGTCATCAACGCCAAGGATCACATGACACGGAGCCATGTCACGCGAACAACTCAATCCAGAAATGGTCACGTAGGACGCGTTAACCGTATCGCGCTCGTTCAATCAATCATCCACGTAAATAACCACATTCAATGGAATCTCAACATGCGAAAATTTCATTTCACTATCCTCATTCTAGCCCTTTCTACCATAGCCGCACACGCTCGCATTCGATGGGTCGATGGTAAAGGTGGTACTGCACCTGATGGGTTCCCTAAATACCACACGATTCATGATGCCATATCTGCATCTAACGACACGCAGCCACCATCCGTCCCGATTGATACAGTGAGGATCCTGCCGGGCATATATTCTGAATCAATCACAATAGATAAAAATGTAATTGTGCAAGGTGGCGGCTTTCAGAATACTACGATTACGAGCGATGAAGAATATACCGTAACGATGAAAACCGGAAAACTGATGTGGGTAAAGATATCAAATACTGCTGGAAGCGGAGTACATATGATGGGTGGTATTCTGACTAACTCGGTGGTAATGAACTGTGCAATTTCCGGGGTCGTCTTTGAGGGTGTTGCCAAGGCATATTTCACAATCAGCTTGATGAACGGCGGTGCGGGATTTCTCCAAAAACACAGTAGTCCAGAATGTTTCATTCTCGGATGCATTTCTTACAAGAACTATTGTGGATGGAAGCAGGAATATGCCGGCGGTCCAATTCATTTTCAGTATTCTTGTAATTACGGAAATACAGTTGAAAAAGAATACTCCGGGTGGAGCTATTCCTATTATTATGACAACAATGAGAACAGCGATCCCTTGTTCTCCTCTGATGGAAGTCTTAGGCCTGGGAATGCAAAATTGTACGGGAAGGGGCCGGGAGGGCTTGTCGATTGGGATGGATCCTTGTGCGATATGGGATATTATGGTGGCCTAGACGCACCGCTCCTTCCCTACGTAGATCTTCCAGGTTCCATCAAACTCAATACTGATGGCACGATTCAATTCGAAATGTCCGGTCGGGTCGGATATTA from Ignavibacteriota bacterium encodes the following:
- a CDS encoding T9SS type A sorting domain-containing protein, with product MKRYLVLGPVICCISVIAAAQSHTWPPSNPGPAPIMRTLRLPGGKVLPSSLRWNLVWADQIVPQWVTPAQVGFAARNYIGTQKIFRDQLAEFEAVNSNFMAVSYHLAAGLNPAHNSDCPDPKDNSGSDFIGVVTPKRYVSEYTEYFRPWLVDRGIAENSPSFEAMFQHYDEVLPAKRVWHRDPYWLMNMDDAHWRAYLSAVSLEWMSGNGNQGMFFDVAVETNASLFNPNVWNPQPGNFDWWMAPHKPYGYAGTMDSRTKFSQYMNNTYRSYFQHVYRAFHAADTAFLVLPNTDQMITTVYDPVWLDGDAQGETVDGVMVESFGQATIGDMYLTLERIVRHVTGRGKILLAQAYPAQPEEAARLIGMFMLVKNENSYVNFLGNQGVEWYAAYEIDLGEQSPCPATLDPLREQGTGANSLWRRLYSRGMVLCNTADTEAGYLLAGSSWSIVRPVGGGDVRADGSLPSYSVEYTPAGHSVTVPSCDCVILRDTSSTGIAGTARPDDAVLRAFPQPAHGSVRIELGTGETSPHAVRLVDILGRSIPIRWSASAGEIDIRWTGIEAGVYVVLLESGGGMRSVRVVVGRWKVEGGK